The Colletes latitarsis isolate SP2378_abdomen chromosome 14, iyColLati1, whole genome shotgun sequence genome has a segment encoding these proteins:
- the LOC143350278 gene encoding putative methyltransferase-like protein 15 homolog — protein sequence MQAMLAHKIYFIYSSRSVCYLLQRQSNIKYRKHVVKYSQVITKNIKNIPHMPVMAKEVVQYLEPSPGKVFVDMTFGSGGHSTKILESSPNVKIFALDRDPVAYEFSQELSKKYPGQVIPLLGRFSELPQLLCGHRVERNSIDGFLFDFGCSSMQYDIAQRGFSISKNGPLDMRMDGFRCPEEPTVADVLEKISEIDLIHILRIYGEEKQCKKIARAIIDARFSFRSLKTTEELAKLVESVVHGRRTDQLGRVTHCATKTFQALRIFVNNELNEINYGIILAGSYLKMNGRLVTISFHSLEDTIVKRHISGNLTENVANKLPLKYASYGKFYDETEMQNSIKLIWKMLHKHVITPTPEEVEKNPRSRSAKLRAIGKIPSDCVSS from the coding sequence ATGCAGGCAATGCTAGCACAtaagatttattttatttatagtaGTAGAAGTGTATGCTATTTACTACAAAGACAAAGTAATATTAAGTACAGAAAACATGTAGTAAAGTATAGTCAGGTAATAACTAAAAACATTAAAAATATACCACACATGCCAGTTATGGCCAAAGAAGTAGTTCAATATTTAGAGCCATCACCAGGAAAAGTTTTTGTGGACATGACATTTGGTTCCGGAGGACATTCTACCAAAATTTTGGAATCTTCTCCTAATGTGAAAATATTTGCATTGGATAGAGATCCTGTCGCGTATGAGTTTTCACAAGAATTGTCAAAAAAGTATCCTGGACAAGTAATTCCTTTGTTAGGGAGATTTTCTGAATTACCACAATTGTTGTGCGGGCATAGAGTAGAAAGGAATAGCATAGATGgatttttatttgattttggaTGTTCATCAATGCAATATGATATTGCCCAAAGAGGATTTTCTATATCAAAAAATGGACCATTGGATATGCGAATGGATGGATTTAGATGTCCAGAAGAACCGACTGTGGCTGATGTTTTAGAAAAAATATCTGAAATAGATTTAATTCATATTTTGAGAATCTATGGCGAAGAGAAGCAATGTAAAAAAATTGCACGTGCTATTATCGACGCTCGATTCTCTTTTAGAAGTTTAAAAACTACCGAAGAATTAGCTAAACTTGTCGAGTCTGTCGTTCATGGCAGAAGAACTGATCAACTTGGTAGAGTTACTCATTGTGCTACAAAAACATTTCAAGCACTCAGAATTTTTGTAAATAACgaattaaatgaaattaattatgGTATTATTCTTGCTGGATCATATTTGAAGATGAATGGACGTTTAGTAACAATATCCTTCCATTCTTTAGAAGATACAATAGTTAAACGGCATATTTCTGGAAATTTAACAGAGAATGTAGCTAATAAATTGCCATTAAAATATGCTAGTTATGGTAAATTTTATGATGAAACTGAAATGCAAAACTCTATAAAATTAATATGGAAAATGTTGCATAAACATGTAATAACGCCCACGCCTGAAGAGGTagaaaaaaatccaagatcacgTTCTGCAAAATTACGGGCTATCGGCAAAATACCTTCAGATTGCGTTTCTTCGTAA
- the Pug gene encoding pug C-1-tetrahydrofolate synthase, cytoplasmic — MTRVTQVFKLFRRTMSTDVRGIVLSGTELAKEIRENLTKDVEALKKKLPNFLPGLAIVQVGGREDSNVYIRMKIKAASDIGIAAEHVKLPNTTTEIELINKVNKLNNDPNVHGIIVQMPLDTVNQINSHLITDLVSPDKDVDGLNTINEGRVAIGDMTGFVPCTPNGCIQLIKKSGVPIAGSQAVVLGRSKIVGTPVAELLKWHNATVTVCHSKTKNLPQVVSQADILVVAIGQPQMVKGNWIKPGAVVIDCGINSIQDPTKKSGTRLVGDVDYEEVAKVAAYITPVPGGVGPMTVAMLMKNTVVSAQRTLEKMINNKWKLRTLKINPQKPVPNDITISRSQEPKPITTLAEEIGLYPNEISPYGSKKAKVSLNVLKRLKHQRNGKLVVVAGMTPTPLGEGKSTTSLGLVQALTAHKGKNTFVTLRQPSQGPTFGVKGGAAGGGYSQVIPMEEFNLHLTGDIHAVTAANNLLAAQIDTRYFHECTQNDKALYDRLVPAVKGVRKFSKIQLKRLEKLGITKTDPQTLTEEEIGKFARLDIDPENITWTRVVDTNDRFLRKITIGQSPTEKGKTRETSFCNTVSSEIMAILALATDVEDMKERLGNMVVAFNKNGEPLTAEDFGMTGALAILLKDAIEPTLMQSLEGTPVMVHTGPFANIAHGCSSIIADAIALKLVGPEGIVVTEAGFGSDIGMEKFFNIKCRTSGHVPNAVVLVATVRALKMHGGGPPVTPGAVLKKEYVEENLELVKKGLPNLQKHISNGVKFGVPVIVAINVHATDTQAELALVKQGAIASGATDAVVCHHWAEGGAGATDLADAVIAATDKPSNFKVLYDVHDSIEEKINTIAKEMYGAGQVTLADKVQDKIKLYNKLGYDKFPLCMAKTSNSLTGDPSVKGAPIGFPLDITNIFASVGAGFVVPMVGDIMMMPGLSTRPSVYDMDWNSETDEIEGLF, encoded by the exons ATGACTCGAGTAACGCAAGTTTTTAA ACTTTTTCGAAGAACTATGTCGACGGACGTTCGGGGAATCGTATTATCCGGTACCGAGCTAGCAAA GGAAATCCGAGAAAACTTAACGAAAGATGTGGAagctttgaaaaagaaattgccGAATTTTCTACCAGGTTTGGCAATCGTCCAAGTAGGCGGCAGAGAAGATTCAAATGTTTACATAAGAATGAAAATAAAAGCGGCGAGCGACATTGGAATCGCCGCGGAACATGTAAAACTTCCAAACACCACAACCGAAATCGAATTAATAAACAAAGTCAATAAACTGAACAACGATCCAAACGTTCATGGAATTATCGTACAAATGCCTCTGGACACTGTTAATCAAATCAATAGTCACTTGATTACTGATTTAGTGTCGCCCGACAAAGACGTGGATGG ATTAAACACGATCAATGAAGGAAGAGTGGCCATTGGCGATATGACGGGATTCGTGCCATGCACTCCGAACGGATGCATCCAACTCATCAAGAA GAGCGGAGTACCAATCGCCGGCAGTCAAGCCGTAGTATTAGGCAGAAGCAAAATTGTCGGCACGCCAGTAGCCGAATTATTGAAATGGCACAACGCAACTGTAACGGTGTGTCATTCGAAAACGAAAAATCTACCGCAAGTT GTTTCGCAAGCGGACATCTTAGTGGTTGCTATTGGTCAGCCCCAGATGGTCAAGGGAaattggattaaacctggtgcagtCGTAATCGATTGTGGAATCAATTCCATACAAG atcCCACAAAGAAATCCGGAACACGTTTGGTAGGCGACGTAGATTACGAAGAAGTTGCGAAAGTAGCTGCATATATCACACCAGTACCTGGCGGCGTTGGCCCTATGACCGTAGCTATGCTAATGAAGAACACAGTGGTCTCTGCTCAAAGAACGTTAGAAAAAATGATAAATAACAAGTGGAAATTAAGAACTCTGAAGATTAATCCGCAAAAGCCCGTGCCCAACGACATAACAATTTCAAGGAGTCAAGAACCGAAACCGATCACTACCCTAGCAGAAGAAATAGGATTGTATCCTAACGAAATCAGTCCTTACGGTAGCAAGAAAGCAAAGGTCAGTTTAAACGTCCTGAAGAGATTGAAGCACCAACGAAATGGAAAACTCGTAGTAGTTGCTGGTATGACCCCAACGCCTTTAGGAGAAGGCAAAAGTACCACGTCGCTTGGGTTGGTACAAGCTCTAACCGCGCATAAGGGAAAAAACACGTTTGTTACTTTAAGGCAGCCCAGTCAGGGACCCACCTTTGGTGTTAAAGGGGGAGCTGCAGGTGGAGGATATTCGCAG GTTATTCCcatggaagaattcaatttgcaCTTGACTGGCGACATCCACGCTGTGACCGCAGCCAATAATTTATTAGCAGCACAAATTGATACCCGATATTTCCACGAATGTACTCAAAACGATAAGGCTCTTTACGATCGTCTTGTACCGGCAGTCAAAGGCGTCAGGAAATTTTCGAAAATACAATTAAAACGTTTAGAGAAACTTGGTATCACAAAAACCGATCCACAGACTTTGACGGAAGAAGAAATTGGAAAATTCGCAAGACTGGACATTGATCCAGAAAACATTACTTGGACCCGAG TGGTTGACACGAACGATCGATTTTTACGTAAAATCACTATCGGGCAAAGCCCGACCGAAAAGGGTAAAACGCGAGAAACATCTTTTTGCAATACTGTGAGTTCTGAAATAATGGCAATACTTGCACTCGCCACTGACGTCGAGGACATGAAGGAAAGATTGGGTAACATGGTGGTAGCTTTCAACAAAAATGGAGAACCTTTAACTGCTGAAGATTTT GGTATGACCGGGGCATTAGCAATTTTATTGAAAGACGCCATTGAACCAACGCTTATGCAATCTTTGGAGGGAACACCAGTAATGGTTCATACTGGGCCGTTTGCAAACATTGCGCACGGTTGTTCCTCGATTATAGCAGATGCTATTGCGCTGAAATTAGTCGGACCAGAAGGTATTGTAGTGACCGAGGCTGGATTCGGTTCTGACATTGGAATGGAGAAGTTCTTTAACATTAAATGTCGAACATCCGGGCATGTACCAAACGCTGTCGTGCTCGTTGCAACTGTTAGAGCGCTAAAAATGCACGGCGGTGGACCTCCAGTAACCCCTGGCGCGGTCTTAAAAAAAGAATATGTCGAAGAGAATCTTGAATTGGTTAAAAAAGGTCTTCCAAATCTCCAGAAACACATAAGTAACGGAGTCAAATTTGGTGTACCAGTTATTGTTGCTATTAATGTACACGC TACTGACACGCAAGCGGAATTAGCATTAGTAAAGCAAGGAGCAATTGCAAGTGGTGCAACAGATGCAGTTGTATGCCATCATTGGGCAGAAGGTGGTGCTGGCGCCACAGACCTTGCAGATGCAGTTATAGCTGCCACTGATAAACCcagtaatttcaaagtattgtaCGATGTTCACGACAGTATTGAAGAAAAGATAAATACTATTGCTAAAGAAATGTATGGGGCTGGACAAGTTACTCTTGCAGACaag gTGCAAGATAAAATTAAACTGTATAATAAATTGGGATACGATAAATTTCCCCTTTGCATGGCAAAAACATCGAATTCTTTAACGGGTGATCCATCGGTTAAAGGTGCGCCTATAGGTTTCCCGCTTgatattacaaatatatttgCATCTGTTGGAGCAGGCTTTGTAGTACCTATGGTCGGAGAC ATAATGATGATGCCAGGTCTTTCTACAAGGCCAAGCGTTTATGATATGGATTGGAACAGTGAAACAGATGAAATAGAAGGTCTATTTTAA
- the LOC143350282 gene encoding ubiquinol-cytochrome c reductase complex assembly factor 2-like: MAGTYRNYMRLLESWPLDKLKPGRDLSQHIRDQVKLAFTKGETSQLDKEVCDRYYMSLKRITSNYYGQMYARTHTSSASGLSKEQCNLALSPEMLEYFNDLDKGIIARTVTRLIRYYKEGKKDAGNAST; this comes from the exons ATGGCCGGTACTTATAGAAATTACATGAGATTATTAGAATCTTGGCCATTGGATAAATTAAAACCTGGCAG agACTTGAGTCAACATATTCGCGATCAAGTAAAGCTTGCATTTACAAAAGGTGAGACAAGTCAGTTAGATAAAGAGGTATGTGATCGTTATTATATGTCATTAAAAAGAATTACTTCCAATTATTATGGGCAAATGTATGCTCGTACTCATACAAGCAGTGCTAGCGGGTTATCAAAAGAACAATGTAATTTGGCACTTTCGCCAGAAATGTTAGAATATTTTAATGATTTGGATAAAGGAATTATTGCACGTACAGTTACAAGATTAATAAGATATTACAAGGAGGGCAAGAAAGATGCAGGCAATGCTAGCACAtaa